The Panthera uncia isolate 11264 chromosome B3 unlocalized genomic scaffold, Puncia_PCG_1.0 HiC_scaffold_1, whole genome shotgun sequence genome segment AAATGTCAGAATATTTTATTCCCCTCaggtctctgttctctctttgttCTCTACCCACTGCTCAGCTTTGCCAATATGTGTTCACAAACTTTTTTCCTAGCTCTAGGCTCCCTTTCTACAGTCCAGAATGACTTCTTATAGTGGAGCATTCCATGGAGAAATTGTAGCTTTCGACCACAGAAGTGTTGCCCTGACTACTTTATTGAAGaaatgcccattttttttttaggtttgacTACATCATGCCCCCTCACTTCAGTCTTACGCCCTGGGTAACCAGTGCTAACAGTTTAGATGCCAGATTTGACAATTGTATGTACATGTTCTGTTCTCATTCCTGTTTCCTCTCCTAATACCTAataccacctcccctcccccccccccccccccccatctcaggAACTTCATAAATTCatgcagaaggaaaaagaggaagcaggcAAGAGGGCTTGCCCATCTACTAGGGCAGTGGTACTAGAGCAAGCGCCTGGCAAAGACTTtgggaaatgttttctcttctctttgctgtGCTGTCGTGGTCCTTCCAGAGCAAGTGGTTGTCCTTTGAGATAAGAGGAGAGTTCAAACCACATGCCTCAGTAGAGTCACTCACCAACTGAACAGAGGTTTAGAAGACTCCCTTTTTTGAACAATCACtctggaaatacatttttatttgagtgtTAGGTGATGCCTGGAGGGTGATTCATTTCTAGGGGGGGCACATTTTAAGCTAGATCACATTTAGTTGGCTCCGGTTTAAGAAACGTCCCttatataatggggaaaaaaattaaaatagaaccaagtctgtgaattttttttaaatgtttttatttatttttgagacagagagagagcatgagcaggggagggaggggcagagagagagggagacacagaatctgaagcaggctccaagctgtcagcacagagcctgacgcagggctcgaactcaccgactgtgagatcatgacctgagccgaggttggacgcttaaccgacggagccacccaggtgctccccaagtCTGTAAAATTTAAGGACAGGATTATATTTTCTACCCAACGccccccccatttttttccaATCACAGGCAATTTTTATCAGTAATCAGGGAGCACCTGGGAACTACCAGCCCCTGTCTCCAGGGCTGCGGTAGCCGTGTCCTCAGTGTGGCCGTGCCCAGGCTGCCTGTCCCCAGCGTCCAGCGTGGTCAGGTGTCCGTTTACCAGCTACCTGTGAGGCCGGCATCTCCTCCTGGGACCGGGGGTATGGGCATCACAGGAGCGCTGTCCAGGTTTCCGGGAAGCACTGGCCCTCGGGGGCCCTTGGCCTCCACCCCTGCACTGAATGCCCCGTCTTCTCCCCGCTGCGTCTGCCGCTGCAGGAGCTCCGCACCTGGGAGGAGGAGCTGACGCGGGCCGCGCTCCAGCAGAAGACGCAGGAGGAGCTGCTGCGGCGCCGCGAGCAGGAGCTGGCCGAGCGGGAGATCGACATCCTAGAGCGGGAGCTCAACATCATCATCCACCAGCTGTGCCAGGAGAAGCCCCGGGTGAAGAAACGCAAGGGCAAGTTCAGGAAGAGCCGGCTGAAGCTCAAGGATGGGAACCGCATCAGCCTTCCTTCCGGTCAGCGGCCAggctgggggtggctgggggggTAGGGAGCAGGGCAGCCTGCTGCAGGGGACCCCGGGGGGCGGCCAGGGATGGGGCTCTGGGGCTCAGAACGGAGCAGGTTGGACGTGGCCCGTTCCGCTCACCGGAAAGACTGGCCTGCGGAAAAGCTACCCGGCTCCAGGGGAGTTTTTGAGGGTGACTGATCACAGGGTGTGAAGGAAGACCGACTGGTGGCTGGTGGACCTGACAGGCCGTCACGGTCCAGACTGACAGTCGCATGGTGGCTCACATAGACACGTCTCACATGAGGCAAGCCTGGTGAGGAGGCCCAGAGCTGCAGGGGCAGATTCCGGGGCATGCGTATGCCAGAGACGAGAGAACGTCGTGCTCTGCAGAATAACTTATCTCTGGCTTTCTTTAAATAATTAGTTGTGTGCGAGCAGTGGAGATCAGGATTAATGTGTAAAAATTTGATTTATGCACAACCTTTCAGAAGCACATTGGGTGAATAAAGGCACATCTGGAGTACGTCCAGGCTTggggaaatgcaaagtaaaaggAATCTGTGAATTAGAATCTTTGTGGGGTGTAGTGTACCCGTGGAGGGAGGTGAGTGTGTGTTTATGTAGATGAAAAAAACTTCGTTGTAGTCTAAGTTTATCAGGTCTGGGAAGCAAACTTACAGAAGTGTAAGGAACCAAGGGAAAAGGGCGGAATAGGAACAATAGCCGATGATTGTAAGCACTGGTGGCTTCAGTACAGACAAGGGAATCCATTCAATGAAATTCCGTGACTTTGTTTGTGGGACATGTTTACTGGTGTCCATGTTGCACATTTTTTCTGGCCAGGCAACAGGGAGTCTTTGAGTTCCTCTCGAACGTGTTGCGTGTGGTGCCACGCTGCTGCCGTGTGCTGGGGAAGGCTCATAGGAAAACAGTAGCTCCCACCTTCCGGGACACTGCATCTAGTGGGGAGACCTAGGTGTGAACACTCAGCTGTTCACACTTCTCGATACATGAGGACACTGGAACTTAGAAATCCAGAGCTGCGAGTTTTACGTTCTTCATGCTCTGCCATAACTGCCTCTGGAAGACGTCACAGTCTGGACCATTAGCCCCATTGCCCTCACTTTCCTAGGTTCCCACCAAGGATTAGTCCTAATTACTCTGCCCTGCCTGCACTTAATGAGAAACATCAGTCTCCCTGCTTTGGTCCCTAAGAAAAGGGGGCATGTACTAATAGATTGTAAGAAgcagaattgtttttatttattttgagagagaattttgagagaattgtttttatttattttgagctgaaatcaagagtgggacacaatcgactgagccacccgggcaccccaagaaaaagaattttaagttagATTTCCTAGAATACGCAACAAGTCTCATGTCTTAAACAACTATTGTAAATCTGTATATATAAGATTCGCTTAGACAGTGAATTTTCCTTCTCCTCATATGTTGGTCCTGCTGCCCTGCCTtctttggggagaaagagaacatttccTAGGTGAACAAGTTGCTTCTTGGGAAACTGGGGCCTGTCCCTCAAGCCCAGGACATGTCACTTTTCTCATAGGAACTAGATTATGGGAAAATGCGTCTAGCGGGGATGCATTCACTTTTCTCATAGGAACTAGAGTATGGGAAAATGCTAATGCACACACATGTCTGTGTTTCCCCAAGCAGATTTCCAGCACAAGTTCACGGTTCAGGCCTCCCCCACCATGGATAAAAGGAAGAGTCTCACCAACAGCCGCTCCAGTCCTCCTGCGAGCCCCACCATCATTCCTCGCCTTCGAGCCATCCAGTGTGAGACTGTTTCCCAAATTAGCTGGGGCCAGAACACACCGGGGGCACCCGTCCCCTGCTCTGTCCAGCCACCGACTGGCCCAGGCTTGCTCCATCCATAACTTCTGCCACCTCTCCTCGacaatgtgtatatacatgcacatatgtaCGCAAACCCGTAGCCCTCCTTCTTGTCTCTCTCCATTAGCTTTACTACCGCCTCCTCTACCTTTTACTCTTAGATCCCAGCAAAGGGGGTTGTGGGTATCGACGGGATCCTTAGTGAACTACAAAGCGATTTGGAAACTGGTGTGTGATATAGATACCCTGGTACCTGGCCTGGGTTGGTTGGTACCCTGGCCTAGGGACCTTGTGCACTCTCTGCCATGTTTGGGGcgtcactgtttttcttttgttcatgcTTCCCAGGGAAGGGtgttttcaaagtgtggttcctAAGAAAACTCACCAAAGACTTTGTGATAGGCCAAATTGggactgattttattttcaccACCGTGTTTACTGAAAAGAATTtacacatacacgtgtgtgtgtgtgtgtgtgtgtgtacatgaacAAAGTAGTTCCCCTAACTTAAAGatagagatttcatttttttaaaagccctaGATTTCTGGCTATCCTTGAAAATCGATTTGTATCAGTGGATTCCCTTTTTCACGTGGCCACAGTTGGCTAGAACCAATGGCAGTGTCCATATGCACCGTATTTTGCCTCAGTCCCCTCAGCTCCCTATTTTTTGGTGTCTAgaatcattcactcatttatgaTGTAAGCCTCTGGAGCATTTGGGTTTCAGCCCTTGTCATAAGGTAGCAATGTCAGAAGAATGTTCCTCCTCTCTTATCTAGTATATTTCTCTAGGCctgttccctccccttctcctactCCTGACTTCCTTCTCCATAGTCTTGAGTTCctcattatctttctttcttacctACAATTCCTTTCTGCACTTCCAAGTCTTCCTTACCCCcttatattttttctctccttcctaacTCCtcacccactgcccctccccgcccagtTCCACCCAACAAAACCAAGTTCTTTAAGTCAGATCTGTTTGGAACTCTGCTGTCTGGCTGGCCTGAGCTCCAGCTTTGCATTGGACTTACGAGAATCTGGGCAGTTTTTCCATGTTTGGTACTTTGCGAGTGCTCAGTGATTGGTGGCTGAGGACTTGAAGGCTCCACTTGGGCACAGAGTTTTTGAGGAGGTGTGACTTCTTCCCTGTAACTCCGTGCGTGTGTGTCCACGTGCgcatgtgtctgtgtctgtctggtGAGGTAGAGGctagtttggggggggggggctgtctaTCTTTCTTTCCAGATCCCATCCAACTTTTGTTCTTCACAGTGACACCAGGTGAAAGCAGCAAAACCTGGGGCCGGAACTCAGTCGTCCccaaagaagaaggggaggaggaggagaagagggccCCCAAGAAGAAAGGACGGACGTGGGGGCCAAGTACACTTGGTCAGAAGGAGCTTGCCTCGGGAGACGAAGGGTAAGAGCCAGAATGTAAGAGATTCTTTCCACTTAAAGATGGGTATACCCTTTTAAAACTATGACATGAAATACCTTCTTCTCTGTTGTGTTTCATTGCTTTCTGAGAAATTACAAGCTTCAGTTTTCCAATGTTCTCATTTCCTGAACCTCCTAGGACAGGGCTCAGCATacgttttctgtaaagggtcagataataaatattttaggctttgtgggtcacaTCCTCTCTTTTGCAATTACTCACCTCCTGTGTTGTGCAAAGGCAGCCATAGACCATGGGcattatgtaaatgaatgagcgtGGCTATGTTGATTCAGTAAAACTTTACGAAGGTGGGTGGTGGACAGGATTTAGCCCCCTCGTTGTAGTTTGCCAACACCTGAAGTCCCGGTTCTTCATAGGCCAGTCGCTACATGTAGCAGTGTAGTGGTGGCGAGCATAACCCCTGACCCCAGGCTGCCTGGGCGTGAATCCTGGCTCCGCCATGCCTCACCGTGTGGCCTcgtgtttcctcatctgtaaatcgGTGATTATACCAGTACCCATCTCCCGGggttgatgtgaggattaaataactCCATTTTGGGAAGCACATACAAGATTAGCTGGCTCATAGGAAGCATTTGTAATACCTGCTGTGATGGTTCTTCCCTGCTCCTGGTGCATTTTCTATTTCCTACCTTATTCTTGGTGTTAGAGGCTAGAATCCTGTTTTTTGACTTTTCTGAGTGTGAGAATAGGCAGTAATCCCCTTTGCCCTTTTCAGAGACTTTCCTGAACTTGTGTCCGAACCTGTAAGTGGCCTTGGTATTCCTTCGAATACTAAGATTTCATGTCCAAAATCTGTTCTCTCATGTCAGATCCGGGCTGAGAACGAAAATAGCAATTTGATTCAAAAAGGATTGACTCCGAAGCCAGGCTTTAGAAATCACAAATACCTTGGAATAGAAAATTTAGGTACATAGGGTGAACTGCCTGAGCTCTGTGAGGGCTCGATGATGGTCCTCTAGGAATGGTGAATTGCTCTGCTGTGCTAGGTCCTGTAGAGGCAGGATCTCCCTCAGTTTGGATTCCTTCGAGCCCTGGGGTAGAGTAGGGTTAGGATGGGTCTGAAAGTCAGTCACGCTGAATCCCTGGATGTTTCTGACATTTCAGTAGCTTCTCTGGTTCTGCTTCATTTATAGATGTTTTTCGTCTTGTTTAGTAAATTAACTTTGGTTcatgtttcaaaatattaactTTGAATTTTCTTCCTCCTTGCGTAGATTTGTCCTCAAAACTATTGAAGCAGTTCatagaggtgggggaggggaggggcagagagaaggagagacagaatcccaagcaggctctgcactgtcagcatagagcccagtgtgggactcaaactcaaaaactgtgagatcatgacctgagccaaaatcaagagtcggacgcttaactgactgagccacccaggcgccccaaaatatgaCTTGAATTTTTTATGATTCTCAATTCCTGTTGaagaaataaagtatattctgttcATTCTCGAGTAAAGGCTTCTTTAACGTCAGAAATTTTGGGAGCCTCTGTGTgataatatttctaattttagccCCTATCAACGGAAGAAAATAATCCCTAACAACAAAAAGCTATATTGAATTCAGTAATGTTAAGTGAATatacatcctttaaaaaatgagtacATATCTGTAGGAAACGTATGCACTTGCTTGTAGATAGCTTGGGTATCTGTGGGTTCACACGGCCTCTGCAGTTATGCTGTGGCTGTTCAAGGACCTTTGTCCCACAGATTGGGAGGTCCTGGGTCTCCTTGTTAGGATTATTCCTTCATCACGTGGGCTTTGCTTACCGGGCCAGAGGAGGGCAGCTACCAATGTAGCTAGAGTCAAGCCTTGAGGGCTCCCATGTGGGAGATACTGAATTGGATGTACCCACTGTCGCCTACTactgattttctttattcattgaaGATCCCCTCAGAGACGTGAGAAAGCTAATGGTTTAAGTACCCCATCAGAGTCTCCACATTTCCACCTGGGGTGAGTCTAATCTTCACCCTTTCATCAAATGTGTTCGTAATAGTCCCCTTCCATTTCCTTGTCCTCACAGCACATCCGGTAGAATCAAACCTCATTATTGCCAAGgctatgctgattttttttcctttaaagcagTACCATCGTGCACCCTGGGAAATTCCTGTGTTGGTCTGACTTTCCCTCTCCTCACTTCTCTGACCACTCCCGTTGTGGGGATTCTCCTGGCACCCTTAGTTTTAGGGGGCAGTACATGACTATTTATGCTTTGAACTTTAGCACTGGCTTTGATTTTGCTAATCTGGATTCCCCTTGAACTCAGAGCTGGAGGTGATGTTATAAGATCATCAGCTAAAAGTCCCAGGCTATGGGTTTGGTTAGCATGCTTATCCCTGGCTGTGTATTTTGGTTGAAACCAATGGTGGCCGGAATATACTTGAATTCACTGGTGTTTCTGACAGCACTTGAAATAGAGATCTGAAGTGAGGGGAAAAGttggtccctctctctccctcgagATGGACCGGGAAGAGTGGGCTTTAGCTGAACAGCTTTTCCTGGCCCTAAAATGAGAGCCACCTCTGGTTATAATCCTGGTATGTCCAAGGCAGCCATAACCCACGGAGTCCTCAGCCTTCTCTCTTCGTTGTCCATTAGAGAAAAGACCAGTGCTTCTGGGCCTCTGATTCCCCCCCCATCGTAAAGGGGGTTGATGGGGTGCCCAGTCAGGATCCTCAGAGTTACTGGCTGGCAGGTGTGAGCTCATCACAGGGACTTGAAAGCAAGCTCCTGCCCTTTTCCTCTTCATTCCCAGACAAACCAGGGGCTCGAGTGCAGCATTATGTACTACCCACATAGGTCTGTCCCAAAGTGCACTGCTTTGGTGCAGCTTTGTTggctgatttttgtttttgaaaagtggATGGCTTGGAAAGTTGCCTAAGCATGCTGTGAGCTTGGAAGGAGAAGTTGAGAAATGGCCCATCCCTGCTAGCTCATCTGCCCAGGGCTCGCCTGGGATCACAAGGCTTCGAATTGCAGTGTCTCTGATGTCAGCAGTGTGCTGGACACAGTGTCCTGGAGTGATCGTCTCTGCCTTAAGGTGGGCTCAGGCAAGACCCTGGCCAGTGCTGGGCAGTCCTCATTCTTCCTGTCTTCTTGCCAGCCTGCCTGCTAGATCTTTCCACAGCTCCGTAGCAACATGTGAAGGGGTGGGTTCATGgccctgcttttcttttcctggagcATGTGCACTTCTGTTTGTGACACGAGGGGACCCAGTGATGTTCGTTACCCCGAGGCTCCTGGGCTTTGGTGGAATTAAGCACACAGAAAGAGACGTTTCCATGGGCCCCTGGAGGCGAGGGTGGAGTAAGGGAAGTCACCAGTTCTAACAGTTCCCCCATTTCCTCCTATTTAGCCTCAAGTCCCTGGTAGATGGATATAAACAGTGGTCGTCCAGTGCCCCCAACCTGGGGAAGGGCCCGAGGAGTAGCCCAGCCCTGCCAGGGTTCACCAGCCTTATGGAGATGGGTAAGCATGGCCCTTGTCCTGACTGTCCCTGTTCCCTCAGGGAACTTATGGCCAAGCTTCTGGGAGTGTTTGAGGACTCCTAGTACCACCTCATGGGGATTGTCTCCTCTTTGACCCAACTCCTGGGCCCTCACCCCATTCCCTCTTCATTGGCTCTACTCCCATTGCATCAAACCTTCCCAAATCACAGTTTGTTCCCACTGCTGCCATGGAGCCTGCCCTTGGCCTCCTATCCCAGGGCGCCGGTTGTAGTCTCCTTAGGGCAGTGCAGAGGGTGAGGACTTGAATCAGGTGCTTCCATCTGCTTGGGTGTCTTTGTATTTTAATGTGGGGAGTCTGCAAGACCGGAGATGGTGGTGGAAGACACTGTGGTCTTTCTCTAAGGAAGCTTTCCAGTTGCCTGTGATTGCTGAATGGGAAAGGTCTTCTccaggctccctctctctctcagataggATGTCCTCTTCTCTCTGAAGATTTCCAAGTCTTAGTAGGTCAGTCTACAGCGTAGATGGGCCTTCACCCATGTAGAGGAATCCAGTCCGTTGCGGGACACTGGTCTTGAGACCGGCCTCTAGGCCATTGTTGTAGAAATTCAAGGTCCCTTCCAGTTTTAAGGTGCAAAAACATTAGGGATGTTTCTGTTCTACCCACTATTCTAGGAAACTCACACACTGTACCTCTTGTGTTGAGGATCCCAATGCAAGAAGTAGGAAATGAGCAGATTTGTCTGCACACAGGAAAATAGGCTCTGGAATGGAGAGTGATTGCCTCATATTGGCCACGGTTGAGTGTGGAGGGGTAAAGCCCTGTGGGTTCAATGCCCGGTCCTTATCCTGCCTGTGAGACTGTTTGACCCTTGCACTCCTGAAAATCCAGGAGGCCCAGGAGGCCCAGGGTTGGGGAGAAGGATGAGATTCTTACTCTTGCTGCCTCATTCCCATTTCCTGTCCCCCACACCCTGCCATTTTTGTCATCTCCAGAGGATGAGGACAGCGAAGGCCCCAGGAGTGGGGAGAGTCGTCTACAGCATTCACCCAACCAGTCCTACCTCTGTATCCCGTTCCCTCGAGGAGAGGATGGGGAGGGCCCCTCCAGTGATGGAGTCCACGAGGAGCCCACCCCAGTCAATTCAGCCACCAGTACCCCTCAGCTGACGCCAACTAACAGCCTCAAGCGGGGTGGCACCCACCACCGCCGTTGTGAGGTGGCTCTGCTTGGCTGTGGGGCTGTTCTCGCGGCCACAGGCCTGGGCTTTGACCTGCTTGAAGCTGGCAAGTGCCAGCTGCTTCCCCCAGAGGAGCCTGAGCCACCAGCCCGCGAGGAGAAGAAGAGGCGTGAGGGTCTTTTCCAGAGGGCCAGCCGTCCTCGTCGGAGCACCAGCCCCCCATCCCGGAAGCTCTTCAAGAAGGAGGAGCCCATGCTGTTGCTAGGAgacccctctgcctccctcacgctgctttctctctcctccatctcCGAGTGCAACTCCACCCGCTCCCTGCTGCGTTCCGACAGTGACGAGATCGTGGTGTACGAGATGCCCATCAGTCCGGTTGAagccccacccctgaccccttGCACCCACAACCCCCTGGTCAACGTCCGAGTGGAACGCTTCAAGCGAGACCCTAACCAATCCCTGACTCCTACCCATGTCACCCTTACGGCCCCCACGCAGCCCAGTGGTCACCGGCGGACTCCTTCTGACGGGGCCCTCAAGCCAGCGGCTCTCCTAGCCAGCAGGAGCCCCTCCAGCAATGGGTTGAGCCCCAGCCCAGGAACAGGTGAGTCCcgtcctccttttctctttcctgctcttgGGCCTCCCGGGTGTGGCAAGATTGGAGTGAATGGCAAAATTAGAATGATAGTTCCTCCTCTGATTCGGCCCACCAGGACGTGCTGCCCTGGGGTTGGAGAGATGGCCAGGCCGACTGATTTCTCTGTGTCCTGTGCCTCGGCAGGGGGCTTCCCTGAAGAGTGAAGGCAGACCGCAGGTTCTGGGAAGAATCGGACCCAGGGCTCCTGTAGGATGTTCAGGTCCTGGGTCTTGGAGGGCACAGTGTAGTGCCTTCAGGGCATCGGAGGGGCAGGAGCCGAGCTGTGCTCGTTCCCTGAAGTGGAGACAAAAGTTACCAGAAGGAATGCTACACTCATACAGGAGGGGTATTTGTGCCACGTAGCTGGGCTCTTGCCTGTGATTACAGCTTAGTACAGACCTACTCGTGGGCAAGCTTCCTCCCAGGCATCCTGCCTGTATCGCTCATCCCTTGTTTGTGCCTGACTCCGAATCCAGGTACATTCCTGTGCCTGTGCATGAGCTCGCCTTCCCTGTCTGacgctgagccacctgggtgtccaCATCCCTGTCTTTTCCTGCCACTGTCACTTGCTCCCTAGAAGACCGAAACCTGACTTTGCAACCCCTCTCACCCAGTAGGAGAGGAGATGGCGACTGGGATTTCAGGGAGATTTTGAGTGTAAATGACAATTGTATTTTCCCTTTCGGCTTTAGATTTTTTGTTGTACTCAGGTATGTGTCCTCTTTGGGAAGAGACCTTATGACTCATCTTCAGATTTTTGAGACCTAGATTTGTTCTGGCCTCACATGTTTATTAAATGGATGAACTGGAAATAAACAGACACTTCCTTAcgtcaggggtcagcaaactttctcGTTaaaggccagataataaatattttaagcttttggGGTCGTACGGTCTCCGTTGTAATTACTCAACACTGCTGCTGTCGTGGGAGAACAAGCTGTAGGTGCGGCTGTGTTACAATAAAACTTGTTTTGCAGACCACAGGGTGGCCCATGGATCGTAGGTTTTTCATTACAGATGTGACCCCCGTATGTcctcttcttattttattatcGGAGACAGTGATCATGGCCTTCtcgttcactgttgtatccccagtgcctccCAGCACACTCTgctgcacatagtaggtgctgcTTAAATATTTGTTGCTCGTGTTATTCCAGGTGAATAGGGATGTGGCAGGTATGGGGAGGGAGCAGTGTCTATCTGGTCTAGAAATGTGTGCCATCACCTGatgcctctccctctgtctctttgcccaGGAATGTTGAAAACCCCCAGCCCTAGCCGAGACCCAGGTGAATTCCCCCGTCTCCCTGACCCCAATGTGGTCTTTCCCCCGACCCCAAGGCGCTGGAACACACAGCAGGATTCTACCCTGGAGAGACCCAAGACCCTGGAGTTTCTGCCTCGGCCACGTCCTTCTGCCAACCGGCAACGGCTGGACCCTTGGTGGTTTGTGTCCCCCAGCCATGCCCGTAGCGCCTCCCCAGCCAACAGCTCCAGCACGGAGACACCCAGCAACCTGGACTCCTGCTTCGCTAGCAGCAGCAGCACTGTGGATGAACGGCCCGGACTCCCGGCCCTGCTCCCGTTCCAAGCGGGGCCGCTGCCCCCCTGCTGAGCGGACGCTTCTGGACCTGGACGCAGAGGGCCAGAGTCAGGACAGCACCGTGCCGCTGTGCAGAGCCGAACTGAACACACACAGGCCCGCCCCTTATGAGATTCAGCAAGAGTTCTGGTCTTAACACGAAAAGGGTTGGGGGCGGGCAAGGGGGAAGCAGGAGGAGATGGGGGGAGCTGGCTGGCACAGCCCTTTCTCGGAGTTGGACCCCCTGAAATCCAGCCCTACTTCTTGCACTGATAATGCACTTTGAAGGTGGAAGGGATGGAAGCAGGGCCACTTCAGAGGGTCCCCTGCCCTGTAGGGCCTTTCTACCCATGTCCACTGGAAGGGGCTGTGGCCATCAGCTCTGGCTGtgtaggggagggaggggtgcgtgcatgtcccccaccctccacagTCTTCCTCGCCTTTACGGTGACTCTGCAGGGTCACTCAGCCAAATCTGTCTGCTGCCCCCTCTCCTCAGCCCCCTGggtaagcctggagcctgtcccGGAGTCCTCTTGTTAGCCCTGAGTTCAGCCTTCCCAAACACCAGTATTGGATGATCTGTGATTGATTTTGCTCCTCTTCCACATTCTTCCCCAGCACCCATGAATCAGAGTCTCATCTGGTGTGAGATAACACGCTTTTCTGTGCCCTAAGCCCTTACGTGCCCGCTGGAGGACTGAAGGCAAGGTGCCCCAGTGTGGGACGTAGGAGTTGAGGGACCTGGTACTTACCCGCCTGCCCTTCCAGGTGCCCCGCTTATTTATTTGAGCCCCACAGGGGTAAGGGGacctggggggaggagagggaattAGGAAAAACAGTCGAGTGGCAGCAAAGAGGGTAACAGAGTCTGCCCTTGTTCCTTTCGGAAACACACAAATAAAGGCAGAAACCAGCACCTGTTGATGGCATCCATCTCCTACCCGGGGTCTGGACGTGGCCAGACCAGTTTCCGATACAAACATGCTCATCCCAGGGATAGTTTCTTGGGAGACTCACTCACTGGTGCCAGTTCTGAAGCCAGAGACAAAGTTCCTGTGTTGGTCCGTTATGTTGTTCTGGTCGTTATGTGTTATGCCCTTCTCTGGATCTTTCCTCCAATCCCTGGAGCCAGTGGATTATGTGTTTGGCTGGTAGATATCTCTGCACTGCACCAAAATAGCAtattggtggtgggggggggggggggggggggggggtcccggaCACTGGGAGCTGGAACTGTGGGGATTTCTTCTCAGCCACGCCATCCA includes the following:
- the MAP3K9 gene encoding LOW QUALITY PROTEIN: mitogen-activated protein kinase kinase kinase 9 (The sequence of the model RefSeq protein was modified relative to this genomic sequence to represent the inferred CDS: deleted 1 base in 1 codon); translation: MEPSRALLGCLASAAAAAPPGEDGAGAAAEEEEEEEEEAAAAPGELGPEAPLPYWTAVFEYEAAGEDELTLRLGDVVEVLSKDSQVSGDEGWWTGQLNQRVGIFPSNYVTPRSAFSSRCQHGGEDPSCYPPIQLLEIDFAELTLEEIIGIGGFGKVYRAFWIGDEVAVKAARHDPDEDISQTIENVRQEAKLFAMLKHPNIIALRGVCLKEPNLCLVMEFARGGPLNRVLSGKRIPPDILVNWAVQIARGMNYLHDEAIVPIIHRDLKSSNILILQKVENGDLSNKILKITDFGLAREWHRTTKMSAAGTYAWMAPEVIRASMFSKGSDVWSYGVLLWELLTGEVPFRGIDGLAVAYGVAMNKLALPIPSTCPEPFAKLMEDCWNPDPHSRPSFTNILDQLTTIEESGFFEMPKDSFHCLQDDWKHEIQEMFDQLRAKEKELRTWEEELTRAALQQKTQEELLRRREQELAEREIDILERELNIIIHQLCQEKPRVKKRKGKFRKSRLKLKDGNRISLPSDFQHKFTVQASPTMDKRKSLTNSRSSPPASPTIIPRLRAIQLTPGESSKTWGRNSVVPKEEGEEEEKRAPKKKGRTWGPSTLGQKELASGDEGLKSLVDGYKQWSSSAPNLGKGPRSSPALPGFTSLMEMEDEDSEGPRSGESRLQHSPNQSYLCIPFPRGEDGEGPSSDGVHEEPTPVNSATSTPQLTPTNSLKRGGTHHRRCEVALLGCGAVLAATGLGFDLLEAGKCQLLPPEEPEPPAREEKKRREGLFQRASRPRRSTSPPSRKLFKKEEPMLLLGDPSASLTLLSLSSISECNSTRSLLRSDSDEIVVYEMPISPVEAPPLTPCTHNPLVNVRVERFKRDPNQSLTPTHVTLTAPTQPSGHRRTPSDGALKPAALLASRSPSSNGLSPSPGTGMLKTPSPSRDPGEFPRLPDPNVVFPPTPRRWNTQQDSTLERPKTLEFLPRPRPSANRQRLDPWWFVSPSHARSASPANSSSTETPSNLDSCFASSSSTVDERPGLPALLPFQAGPLPPAERTLLDLDAEGQSQDSTVPLCRAELNTHRPAPYEIQQEFWS